The following is a genomic window from Campylobacter lari subsp. lari.
CACCTCTTGCGGCTATGGTAGCAAAATCCCCTATTTCCAAATGCCCGCTTGTAGCACTTTGTCCACCCATAGTGACATTTTTACCTAAAATGCTTGAGCCTGAAATTCCACTTTGAGCTACTATAAGGCAGTTCTCCCCTATTTCACAATTATGTCCTACTTGAACCAAATTATCAATCTTTGTGCCTTGCTTTATGATAGTACTTTCAAAAACTGCTCTATCTATAGTAGTACAAGCTCCAACTTCTACAAAATCTTCTAAAATAACATTTCCATTGTGATAAATCTTATAATGCTCGCCATTTTTTGTATGTGCATAACCAAAACCATCACTACCTATAACACAATTTGCCAGCAAATGACATTTTTTACCTATTTTAGTGTCATTATAAATCACAGCATTTGGATGAATTATAGTATATTCACCTATACTTACATTATCGCCTATATAAGCGCCTGCCATTATCACTACATGATCAGCTATTTGGACATTTTCACCTATATAAACATTTGGCATAATCTTAGCACTTTTGGCAATATTAGATTGTTTTTTTTCACTAGAGATCAAAGGTTTAGCAAAAAGCTTACTTAAAAGCGCAAAAGATAAATGTGGATTATCAACAACTAGCTTAACGCAATCTTTTGAAACTAAATTTTCAAATTCTTTTGAGATTAATATAGCCCCAGCTCCACTACTTGCGATTTTTTTAGAGTTTTTTTCTCCATCGCAATAACTAAGTTCACTAAAACTTGCGTTATTTAATGAATTTAAAGCTGTAATTTCTATATCATCTCCATAATATTCTATACCTAAAAATTTAGCAATTTCACTAATTTTCATTTTACCTCCATTAAAATAGAACCACTTCTAACTACACTAATAGGATTATACTTTTTCATAGTTTTTAAAAAGTTATCGATATTTTTCGCATCATCACTTGCCATTACTACAATAAACTCATCATCACTATAAGTTACACTGCCATTATAAGCTTTTAATATAGCATCTAAGCCTGCAAAATTTTCATTTAAAGCAATCTTTACCAAAGCTGTTTCTTTTTCTATAAAATCACTAGAATCAATCACCTTATAAGTAGGTATGAGTTTATGAAGTTGTTTTATGATTTGCTCAAAAACTTTTTCATCACCTAAAGTAACGATGTTTATCCTTGAGAATTCTTTATCATCAAGTGGTGCAACAGTAAGTGATTCTATATTATAACCACGCCCTGAAAAAAGCCCAACAACGCGTGATAATACCCCATGCTCATTTAATACAATGACAGAAATTACTCTTCTTTTCATTTTTTATCCTTGTTTTTATAGCTAGGTAAAATCATATTATAAATAGCTCCCCCTGCAGGTACCATAGGTAATACATCTTCATAACGATCTATAGCCACATTTAAAACACAAGTTTTTTTAGATTCTAAGGCTGCTTTGAAAGCTTTTTGAAATTCTTCTTTATTGCAAACATTATAACCCTCACAATGAAAACCTTTAGCAATAGTAATAAAATCAGGTTGACTTGTTAAATCTGTATTAGAAAATCTTTCTTTATAAAACATACTTTGCCATTGTCTTACCATGCCTAAAAAAGAATTATTTAAAATGATATTAATCACTTTGATTTTATAAGCACTTGCAGTCATTAACTCTTGTATATTCATTAAAAAAGAACCATCACCTACAAAATTTACCACCACTTCTTCACCTACAGCTAATTTAGCTCCAAGTGCAGCCGGTAAAGAATAACCCATAGTTCCTTGTCCACCACTTGTTGCAAGTTGTCTTGCATAATTAAAAGGATAAAATTGCGCTACCCACATTTGATGCTGTCCTACATCAGTAATTATCCTTGCATCAGGAGCTAATCTAGCGCATTCTTCTATAACCCATTGAGGTTTTAAAACTTCATCACTATCTTCATAGATTAAAGGATATAATTGCTGATATCTTTGTAAAGTTTTAAACCATTCTTGGTATTTTGTATTATCAAAGCTTTCTTTTTTTAATTCTTCTAAGGTATCTAAAATAACACTTTTAATATCCCCAACTATAGGAAAATGCGCTTCAATGATTTTAGAAATAGAACTTGGATCTATATCAATATGAACGATTTTTGCACCCTTAGCAAACTCACTTGTTTTACCAGTAATCCTATCATCAAACCTAGCACCCACAGCAATGAGCAAATCACACTCACTTAAAGCAATATTTGCACAATAGCTCCCATGCATACCTGCCATTTTTAAATTAAGCTCATCATCACTTCTTAAAGTCCCTAGAGCCATCAAGGTTTCAACTGCAGGAATTTGACAAAAATGAATTAATTCTCTTAATTCATCACTAGCATTAGAAGCTACACAACCTCCACCTAGATAAAATAAAGGTTTTTGAGCATTTTTAATCAAACTTACTAATTTTTTAATTTGCTTGATATTTCCTTTATAGGTTGGCTTGTAAGTTTTCATAGAAATTTCTTTAGGATAGTGCCATTTACCTATAGCAGCAGTAATATCCTTAGGTATATCAATATGCACAGGCCCTTTTCTACCTGTTGTAGCAATATAAAAAGCTTCTTTTAAAATTTTAGGTAATTCTTCAATATTTTTTACTAAATAATTATGTTTTACACAAGGTCTTGAAATACCTATAGCATCGATTTCTTGAAAGGCATCGGTTCCTATTAAAGAATTTGCAACTTGAGCTGAAATTAAAACCAAAGGTATAGAATCACTATAAGCAGTAGCTAAACCTGTAACTGTATTGGTAAAACCAGGTCCACTTGTAACTACCGCCACGCCAACCTCACCACTCATTCTAGCATAAGCATCAGCACTATGTAAGGCTGCTTGCTCGTGTCTAACTAGGATATGTTTAAAATGAGTTTGCTTATAAATTTCATCATAAATATTTAAAGCAGCACCACCAGGATAACCAAAAACTACTTTAACATTTTCTTCTTTTAATGCTTCACAAATCATTTGCGAGCCATTTAGCTCTTTCATTATTTTACCTTTTTGCCTAAAATGGAAAATATTATAACGATAATTTAATAAATATTATTTTATAAGGAGAGTTTCTTGAAAAATCAAGAAACTACTTGTGCTTTTTTAGCGTATTCTATACCTAAATCAAAAGCTTTTGCATTTGCTTCTTTAGTTTTTGCAGGT
Proteins encoded in this region:
- a CDS encoding acetolactate synthase large subunit; amino-acid sequence: MKELNGSQMICEALKEENVKVVFGYPGGAALNIYDEIYKQTHFKHILVRHEQAALHSADAYARMSGEVGVAVVTSGPGFTNTVTGLATAYSDSIPLVLISAQVANSLIGTDAFQEIDAIGISRPCVKHNYLVKNIEELPKILKEAFYIATTGRKGPVHIDIPKDITAAIGKWHYPKEISMKTYKPTYKGNIKQIKKLVSLIKNAQKPLFYLGGGCVASNASDELRELIHFCQIPAVETLMALGTLRSDDELNLKMAGMHGSYCANIALSECDLLIAVGARFDDRITGKTSEFAKGAKIVHIDIDPSSISKIIEAHFPIVGDIKSVILDTLEELKKESFDNTKYQEWFKTLQRYQQLYPLIYEDSDEVLKPQWVIEECARLAPDARIITDVGQHQMWVAQFYPFNYARQLATSGGQGTMGYSLPAALGAKLAVGEEVVVNFVGDGSFLMNIQELMTASAYKIKVINIILNNSFLGMVRQWQSMFYKERFSNTDLTSQPDFITIAKGFHCEGYNVCNKEEFQKAFKAALESKKTCVLNVAIDRYEDVLPMVPAGGAIYNMILPSYKNKDKK
- the ilvN gene encoding acetolactate synthase small subunit, whose product is MKRRVISVIVLNEHGVLSRVVGLFSGRGYNIESLTVAPLDDKEFSRINIVTLGDEKVFEQIIKQLHKLIPTYKVIDSSDFIEKETALVKIALNENFAGLDAILKAYNGSVTYSDDEFIVVMASDDAKNIDNFLKTMKKYNPISVVRSGSILMEVK
- the lpxD gene encoding UDP-3-O-(3-hydroxymyristoyl)glucosamine N-acyltransferase, which codes for MKISEIAKFLGIEYYGDDIEITALNSLNNASFSELSYCDGEKNSKKIASSGAGAILISKEFENLVSKDCVKLVVDNPHLSFALLSKLFAKPLISSEKKQSNIAKSAKIMPNVYIGENVQIADHVVIMAGAYIGDNVSIGEYTIIHPNAVIYNDTKIGKKCHLLANCVIGSDGFGYAHTKNGEHYKIYHNGNVILEDFVEVGACTTIDRAVFESTIIKQGTKIDNLVQVGHNCEIGENCLIVAQSGISGSSILGKNVTMGGQSATSGHLEIGDFATIAARGGVTKNLEGARVYGGFPIMLQKDWLKFQAKIITAFRDKHE